Sequence from the Candidatus Rokuibacteriota bacterium genome:
GCGGTGCCGCCGATGACCGTCGAGCGCGAGCCCATGGTGCCCATGCCGAAGGCGACCCCGTCCGTGTCTCCGTCGATGTAGCGGACCTCGGCGGGGTCGAGGCCCAGCCGCTCGTGGAGAATCTGCTTGAACGTCGTCTCGTGCCCCTGCCCCTGGTTCTTGGTGCCCATGAAGACGGTCGCGCTCCCGCTCGGGGCGAACCTGATCTCGGCGAATTCGGGCGCGGGCCCCGCCGCCCGCTCGATGGCGTTGACCACGGCCAGACCGCGCAGCGCGCCGCGCCGGCGGGACGCGTCGCGCCGGGCGGGAAAGCCCCCGACGTCGGCGAGCACGAGCGCCCTCTCCATGCTCTTCGCGAACTCGCCGCAGTCGTACGTCGTGCCGAGCGCCGTCTTGTACGGCATCGCCGAGGCGGGAATGAGGTTCTTCCGCCTGAGCTCCAGCCGATCCATGCCGAGCTCGCGCGCCGCGTCGTCGATCAGGCGCTCGATCACGTACGTCGCCTCGGGCCGGCCGGCCCCGCGGTACGGCGCCGTCGAGCTGGTGTTGGTCAGCACGGACAGAACCTGCACGTGGGCGGCAGGGAAGGCGTAGACGCCGACCACCGTGACCACGTTGCCGAAGGTCGCGAGCAGGTTGCGGTCGGAGGAAATGTAGGCGCCCACGTTGGCGAGCGTCCGGACGCGGATGGCGAGAAAGCGCCCGTCGGCGTCCAGGGCCAGCTCGGCCTCGCTGACGTTGTCCCGCGCGTGCTCGTCCGCCGGGATCGCCTCGCGGCGCTCGCACTGCCACTTGACGGGCCGGCCGAGCTTGCGCGCCGCCCACAGCACGAGCTTGTGCTCGGGGTACTGCCAGCCCTTGGTGCCAAAGGCGCCGCCGACGTCGCCCACGATGACGCGGATCTGGTGCTCGGGCACCTGGAAGATGTTGCTCGCGAGCGCGTTCCTGACGCGGTGCGGGTACTGGACGTCGGCGTGGAGCGTGTAGCGGTCCTCTCCAGGATCGTAGGCGCCAAGCGCGCCGCGGGGCTCCATGTACTGCGCGTGCACGCGCGTGATCACGTAGCGGCGCCGGACGACGTGGGCCGCGCGCGCGAAGGCGGCCTCGGTCGCCGCCTTGTCGCCGACCTCGAAGACGTTCGAGATGTTGTCGGCGCACTCGTCCCACACCGGGGCGCCGCCGACGGCCTCCGCGGTCGACGTCACCGACGGCAGCGGCTCGTACTCGACACGAACCAGCTCCACCGCGTCCTCGGCCTCGGCCAGCGTCCCAGCGACCACGAGCGCGATGGGGTCACCCACGTAGCGGACGCGGTCCTGCGTCAGCCCCCGGTGCGGTGGCGCCCACATCGGCGAGCCGTCCGGGCGCTTCCGCTTCAGCGTCATCTTCATCGTGCCGAGGCCGTCCCGCGCCAGGTCGGCCCCGGTGAAGACCGCGAGCACGCCGGGGGCGGCCGCGGCCGCGGTCGTGTCGATCGAGACAATCCGCGCGTGGGCATGGAGCGACCGCACGACGACTACGTAAACCTGGCCGGGAAGGTTGACGTCGTTGTGGAATCTGCCCTCGCCCCGCACGAGGCGGGGGTCCTCGAACCGCTTGACCGACTGCCCGATGCCGTACTGCCCCATCCGTGCTCCTCCTCATCGAGGTTCGACGCGTGGTCGAGGTCCGGCGCGGGCGGATTCTAGCATCCTTGTAACTTGACTGCGCGGCCCGCCGTCGCTATCGTAGCCGCACCAACCTCAGGGGAGGATAAGGCCATGGCTGTCTCTCAGCTCGCGTACCTCGGCATCGGCGTCAGCGACATGAACGCCTGGAAAACCTTCGCCACGGACATCCTCGGCATGCAGATCATCGAGCGCGCCGACGACGGCACCGTGTACCTGCGGATGGACGAGAACCACCACCGGATCGCGCTCCACCCGAGCGGCGAGGACGACGTCCTCTATATCGGGCTGCAGGCGGCGACCACCGCGTCATTCGAGGAAGCCAAGGCCGCCCTGCGCGCCGCCGGAGTATCGGTCACGCAGGGCACGCCGGCCGAGATCGCCCACCGCCGGGTCCTCGACTTCGTGAAGTTCGAGACCGGCGACCTGCCCTTCGAGCTTTCCATCGGCCCCAATACCCGCTGGGACCCGCCCTTCCAGCCGGCGCGCCCCATGTCAGGCTTTAAGACAGGCTCGCTCGGCTTCGGCCACGTCGTCCTGCGCTCCACGGATCGGGACGAAAGCGCGGGGCTCCTCACGAAGGCGCTCGGCTTCCGGGTCTCCGACTACATCAACACCATGGTCTTCCTGCACTGCAACCCGCGGCACCACTCGATCGCCTTCCAG
This genomic interval carries:
- a CDS encoding VOC family protein → MAVSQLAYLGIGVSDMNAWKTFATDILGMQIIERADDGTVYLRMDENHHRIALHPSGEDDVLYIGLQAATTASFEEAKAALRAAGVSVTQGTPAEIAHRRVLDFVKFETGDLPFELSIGPNTRWDPPFQPARPMSGFKTGSLGFGHVVLRSTDRDESAGLLTKALGFRVSDYINTMVFLHCNPRHHSIAFQPSIPDLPRSRDKKLWHFMLETNTLDDVGTALDLATRAGVPVVSSLGRHSNDQMVSFYMSTPSGFEVEYGWGGRLVDDAVWQVQRHDRGTIWGHKVQLEPAQATPTPAAR
- a CDS encoding xanthine dehydrogenase family protein molybdopterin-binding subunit; this translates as MGQYGIGQSVKRFEDPRLVRGEGRFHNDVNLPGQVYVVVVRSLHAHARIVSIDTTAAAAAPGVLAVFTGADLARDGLGTMKMTLKRKRPDGSPMWAPPHRGLTQDRVRYVGDPIALVVAGTLAEAEDAVELVRVEYEPLPSVTSTAEAVGGAPVWDECADNISNVFEVGDKAATEAAFARAAHVVRRRYVITRVHAQYMEPRGALGAYDPGEDRYTLHADVQYPHRVRNALASNIFQVPEHQIRVIVGDVGGAFGTKGWQYPEHKLVLWAARKLGRPVKWQCERREAIPADEHARDNVSEAELALDADGRFLAIRVRTLANVGAYISSDRNLLATFGNVVTVVGVYAFPAAHVQVLSVLTNTSSTAPYRGAGRPEATYVIERLIDDAARELGMDRLELRRKNLIPASAMPYKTALGTTYDCGEFAKSMERALVLADVGGFPARRDASRRRGALRGLAVVNAIERAAGPAPEFAEIRFAPSGSATVFMGTKNQGQGHETTFKQILHERLGLDPAEVRYIDGDTDGVAFGMGTMGSRSTVIGGTALWTAADKIIAKGKKIAARLLEAAEGDIAFADGTFNVVGTDRAVAIKEVARAAFVPAQLPPGLEPGLYETGTFAPKTDTWPNGCHVCEVEVDPDTGAVTLASYAIVDDVGTVINPLTLKGQIHGGVAQGVGQALMEQVVYEPESGQLLTASFMEYAMPRADDFCDVHIESSPVPTKLNPLGAKGAGEAGTVGALPVVINAVMDALAPLGVRELDMPASSERVWAAIQAAKRGGP